The proteins below are encoded in one region of Pangasianodon hypophthalmus isolate fPanHyp1 chromosome 6, fPanHyp1.pri, whole genome shotgun sequence:
- the LOC113534721 gene encoding extracellular calcium-sensing receptor-like yields MKPKLWTNFVMFFLVLLLYFSLAKGENCHILDSPAYPLLSKDGDVIIGGLFSIHGDIKLLSLPYTEKPEPLICTSFNLREFRFAQTMTFVIEEINRSSSLLPNISIGYRIYDNCGSRLLSMKASMALMNGQDITADDACSGQAVVQAIIGESESSPTIVLTKTTGPFNIPVISHAATCECLSNRKDYPSFFRTIASDYYQSRALAYLVKHFGWSWVGAVNSDNDYGNNGMAIFLNAAKEEGICVEYSEKFDRSDPAKLMKVVDVIKKGTAKVIIVFLGHVEMNVLVEELILRNVTGYQLIGVEAWITAVNLVTPTSYNVLIGSMGFDVGKLNIGGFADYVIREFWQTDFPCLNTEGNISQTEYNCSRYEEIIPFKNYNEDISELRYANNIYSAIYAVAHSLHSLLRCTEIKNCEKGKTIQSWQVVESLKKVNFTTKAGEQVWFDSTGATAAKYDVVNWQRGFNGEMQFKVVGYYDASLPSGKQFVLNANSISWAGGKSEPRSMCSESCPPGTRKAAQKGRPVCCYDCIPCAEGEISNQTDSNNCEQCPGEYWSNADRNKCVLKVIEFLSFTEVLGIVLVLFSLFGATLTVLVAVLFLIKKDTPIVKANNSELSFLLLFSLTLCFLCSLTFIGRPSKWSCMLRHTAFGITFVLCISCVLGKTVVVLMAFRATLPGSNVMKWFGPLQQRLSVLAFTLIQVLICVLWLTVSPPFPYKNMNYFKEKIILECNLGSAIGFWAVLGYIGVLAFLCFVLAFLARKLPDNFNEAKFITFSILIFCAVWITFIPAYVSSPGKFTVAVEIFAILASSFALLFCIFIPKCYIILFKPELNTKKCVIGKMASKSL; encoded by the exons ATGAAGCCAAAGCTCTGGACCAActttgtgatgtttttcttgGTATTGTTGCTTTATTTCAGTCTGGCAAAAGGGGAAAATTGCCATATTTTGGACAGCCCAGCATATCCTCTGCTGTCTAAAGATGGAGATGTGATAATTGGAGGTTTATTTTCAATACATGGTGATATAAAGCTTCTGTCACTGCCATATACTGAAAAACCTGAACCTTTAATCTGCACTAG CTTTAACCTTAGGGAATTTCGATTTGCTCAGACCATGACTTTTGTAATTGAGGAAATCAACAGGAGCAGCAGCTTGCTCCCAAATATCTCAATTGGTTACAGGATTTATGACAATTGTGGCTCAAGATTATTATCTATGAAAGCATCCATGGCTTTGATGAATGGTCAGGACATAACAGCAGATGATGCCTGCTCTGGACAAGCAGTAGTACAAGCCATCATAGGGGAGTCAGAGTCTTCTCCTACTATAGTACTCACAAAAACTACAGGGCCTTTTAACATCCCAGTG ATAAGTCACGCTGCCACATGTGAATGTTTGAGCAACAGAAAAGACTATCCCTCGTTCTTCAGGACCATAGCAAGTGACTACTACCAGAGTAGAGCACTGGCATATTTGGTCAAGCACTTTGGCTGGTCTTGGGTGGGAGCTGTGAACAGTGATAATGATTACGGCAACAATGGAATGGCCATTTTTCTGAATGCAGCCAAAGAGGAGGGAATATGTGTTGAGTACTCTGAGAAGTTTGATCGGTCAGATCCTGCCAAATTAATGAAAGTGGTAGACGTTATTAAGAAAGGCACAGCCAAAGTAATCATTGTATTTCTTGGCCATGTTGAGATGAATGTTCTAGTAGAAGAACTTATTCTGAGGAATGTCACTGGCTACCAACTGATTGGTGTTGAGGCATGGATTACTGCAGTCAATCTAGTAACACCAACAAGTTACAATGTACTGATTGGATCCATGGGATTCGATGTGGGAAAATTGAACATTGGTGGTTTTGCTGACTACGTTATTAGAGAGTTTTGGCAAACGGATTTCCCTTGCTTGAATACAGAGGGAAACATTTCTCAAACTGAATACAACTGCAGCAGATATGAGGAAATCATTCCCTTTAAAAACTACAATGAAGATATATCAGAATTGAGATATGCCAATAACATCTACAGTGCAATTTATGCTGTGGCACATTCTCTACACAGCCTGTTGAGATGCACAGAAATCAAGAACTGTGAGAAAGGCAAGACAATACAATCATGGCAg GTTGTTGAGTCACTGAAAAAAGTCAATTTTACAACCAAAGCAGGAGAACAGGTTTGGTTTGACAGCACTGGGGCAACAGCTGCAAAATATGATGTAGTGAACTGGCAACGAGGCTTTAATGGAGAAATGCAGTTTAAGGTTGTGGGGTATTACGACGCCTCTCTGCCGAGTGGAAAGCAGTTTGTCTTAAATGCTAACAGTATAAGTTGGGCTGGAGGGAAATCAGAG CCAAGGTCTATGTGCAGTGAGAGCTGTCCTCCAGGTACCAGAAAAGCTGCACAGAAAGGAAGGCCTGTCTGCTGCTATGACTGTATACCATGTGCAGAGGGAGAGATCAGTAACCAGACAG ATTCAAATAACTGCGAGCAGTGTCCAGGAGAATATTGGTCTAATGCTGacagaaataaatgtgtgttaaaaGTCATAGAGTTTCTTTCATTTACAGAAGTTTTGGGGATAGTACTGGTACTTTTTTCCTTGTTTGGAGCTACATTAACTGTGCTGGtagctgttttatttctaataaaaaaagacactcCTATCGTTAAGGCCAACAACTCTGAACTGAGCTTCCTGCTGCTGTTCTCCCTGactctgtgttttctctgttcACTAACTTTCATTGGACGGCCTTCTAAGTGGTCTTGTATGTTGCGACACACAGCATTTGGGATCACCTTTGTCCTCTGTATCTCTTGTGTTCTGGGGAAAACAGTAGTTGTGTTAATGGCTTTCAGGGCTACACTTCCAGGcagtaatgtaatgaaatggtttgggcctctacagcagagactcagtgTACTTGCCTTCACTCTCATACAGGTCCTTATTTGTgtactttggttaacagtttctcCTCCTTTCCCCTATAAGAACATGAACTACTTCAAGGAAAAGATCATATTAGAATGTAACTTGGGCTCAGCTATAGGTTTCTGGGCCGTGCTGGGTTATATAGGAGTTCTTGCTTTCTTGTGCTTTGTTTTGGCTTTTCTCGCCAGAAAGTTGCCAGATAATTTTAATGAAGCTAAATTCATCACATTCAGCATACTCATATTCTGTGCTGTGTGGATAACCTTTATTCCAGCTTATGTTAGCTCTCCTGGAAAATTTACTGTAGCTGTGGAGATATTTGCTATTTTGGCCTCCAGTTTTGCTCTATTATTCTGTATATTCATACCTAAATGTTATATTATTCTGTTTAAACCTGAGCTAAACACAAAGAAATGTGTAATAGGAAAAATGGCATCtaaatcactttaa